The proteins below come from a single Eucalyptus grandis isolate ANBG69807.140 chromosome 3, ASM1654582v1, whole genome shotgun sequence genomic window:
- the LOC120291600 gene encoding uncharacterized protein LOC120291600, with protein sequence MSSPPPTLVMMGMSPNCSVLNLKSRQVPVGVIQDDEFDAVTFAVNNNNATVEMLIGSNFKRWKQDIEFALGIVDMDLALREDEPARPNDQSTADQKAHYARWEKSNRLSLIAMKRSIAEHLWEKDIVSDKAEAGNLLSELTNIRYDAAMGVREFILKMVHIQSKLKAHEIVLSENYIVHQALNVLPDEFSLIKIAYNARE encoded by the exons ATGTCTTCACCTCCTCCGACACTGGTCATGATGGGCATGTCCCCGAACTGCTCAGTCCTCAACCTGAAGTCCCGCCAAGTCCCGGTTGGTGTCATTCAAGATGATGAATTTGATGCAG TTACCTTTGCTGTAAATAACAACAATGCCACGGTTGAAATGTTAATTGGATCAAACTTTAAGAGATGGAAGCAAGATATAGAGTTTGCTTTGGGCATCGTTGATATGGACTTGGCTCTACGTGAGGATGAACCTGCTAGGCCCAATGATCAAAGTACTGCAGATCAAAAGGCCCATTATGCTAGATGGGAAAAATCTAATCGACTGAGCCTCATTGCTATGAAGAGGTCTATTGCTGAGCATCTG TGGGAGAAAGATATAGTCTCAGATAAGGCTGAAGCTGGGAACTTGCTAAGTGAGTTAACGAACATAAGGTATGATGCTGCTATGGGTGTTAGAGAATTTATACTGAAGATGGTCCACATTCAATCCAAACTTAAGGCCCATGAAATTGttctttctgaaaattatattgTGCATCAAGCCTTAAATGTTTTGCCGGATGAATTTAGCTTGATTAAGATCGCTTATAATGCTCGAGAATGA
- the LOC108958036 gene encoding 18.8 kDa class II heat shock protein-like, translating into MDLRNLGFDSRLFGILEDMLDFPEEPEKSRSNPSRAYVRDAKAMAATPADAVEYPGSYVFVVDMPGIRASEIKVQIENDNVLVVSGERKREKEEGAKYLSMERRTGKFMRRFALPENANVETVTAAYQDGVLRVAVEKVRPPEPKAKSIEVKAG; encoded by the coding sequence ATGGATCTGCGTAATCTCGGCTTCGATTCGCGCCTCTTTGGGATCCTCGAAGACATGCTCGACTTCCCCGAGGAGCCCGAGAAATCGAGGAGCAACCCCTCGCGCGCCTACGTCCGCGATGCAAAGGCCATGGCGGCGACCCCTGCCGACGCCGTGGAGTACCCGGGCTCCTACGTGTTCGTCGTGGACATGCCCGGGATAAGGGCCAGCGAGATCAAGGTCCAGATAGAGAACGACAACGTGCTCGTCGTGAGcggggagaggaagagggagaaagaggaagGGGCCAAGTACCTGAGCATGGAGAGGAGGACCGGGAAGTTCATGAGGAGGTTCGCGCTGCCGGAGAACGCTAATGTGGAGACGGTGACGGCGGCGTACCAGGACGGGGTGCTCAGGGTGGCCGTCGAGAAGGTGCGGCCGCCGGAGCCGAAGGCCAAGAGCATCGAAGTCAAGGCCGGTTGA
- the LOC120291601 gene encoding ankyrin repeat domain-containing protein 27-like — protein MESELYEATMKGNVHSLLGKDKLLLDRIMIGNHNETPLHIATMLGHLDAVEAILARKAELAREQDYQSSTPLHLAAAKGYLDIVESLFINSRDEDGNTILHLAASNGQIETIIYLTSKGVDSNIMKSKGFMALSLLAQGQSVERASEIKDSAHQTSENHDLSRQTDAKNMVTEESKREEKRKWQNDMHKMLMVVAALVAIIAYEAGREPPKAPPKAPPDMEWLYKVFMAFNMISFMASLSTIMLLISGLPLKQRRITTWIAMLSMWVAITFTVLSYSILMVLSSPDEGEIKYANDKVVVTV, from the exons ATGGAGTCCGAGCTCTACGAAGCCACCATGAAAGGAAACGTGCATTCTTTGCTTGGAAAAGATAAGCTGCTTCTTGATAGAATCATGATCGGGAATCACAATGAGACTCCTTTGCACATCGCAACCATGCTTGGACACTTGGATGCCGTGGAAGCAATCCTAGCTCGGAAGGCTGAGTTGGCAAGAGAGCAAGATTATCAAAGTTCAACCCCTCTTCATCTCGCGGCAGCAAAAGGTTACCTTGACATAGTGGAAAGCTTG TTCATCAACTCAAGGGACGAAGATGGCAATACGATTTTGCATTTGGCTGCTTCAAATGGACAAATCGAG ACTATAATCTACCTGACTAGTAAAGGAGTAGACTCGAATATTATGAAATCCAAAGGTTTCATGGCACTAAGCCTGCTAGCACAAGGCCAGAGCGTGGAAAGAGCTTCAGAGATTAAGGATTCTGCTCATCAAACTTCAGAGAATCATGACCTGTCCAGACAAACCGATGCAAAAAACATGGTTACCGAAGAGAGCAagagggaagagaagagaaagtggCAAAACGATATGCATAAGATGCTAATGGTGGTGGCGGCATTGGTAGCTATTATAGCTTACGAAGCTGGTAGGGAACCACCAAAGGCACCACCAAAGGCACCTCCGGACATGGAATGGCTTTACAAGGTGTTCATGGCATTTAACATGATAAGCTTCATGGCATCGCTTAGCACCATTATGCTTCTCATAAGTGGTCTTCCCTTAAAGCAGCGTCGGATCACCACGTGGATTGCAATGCTAAGTATGTGGGTTGCGATAACCTTCACGGTGTTGAGTTATTCAATCCTCATGGTATTATCCTCACCGGATGAGGGAGAAATAAAGTATGCTAATGATAAAGTAGTCGTAACTGTATAA
- the LOC120286367 gene encoding ankyrin repeat-containing protein BDA1-like isoform X2, giving the protein MLGHLDFVEEILAQKTELAREQDSQSLTPLHLAAAKGYLHIVESLVRVNPEICFVRDKYKRNPLHVAAMKGHLDVLECLVRATPDAAHSVVENGQRILHLCVKHNRLEALKLLIDILGDDHFINSRDEDGNTILHLAAVDGQTETIIFLTNKGVDPNITNSKGFTALGLLAQGQSMERALEIVNSVPQTSENHNPSKGTVFPNNTGTTFHPLTKKEIKRERKRKWQQGMHEALMIVAILVATIAYEAGKDPPDESAKAMNGFDDYYQFFKASNTISFIASLSTIIFLISGLPLKRRRITTWIVMLTMWVAITCTALSYSILMVFASPEKDKTYDPLNPIKDPVVVIAVKAWTWLMSLIFLCHVIRLIWKLVLKVLKLVCKALKFVYKAFNKGKREDPMV; this is encoded by the exons ATGCTCGGACACTTGGATTTTGTGGAAGAGATCCTAGCCCAAAAGACTGAGCTGGCAAGAGAGCAAGATTCTCAGAGTTTGACGCCTCTTCATCTCGCAGCAGCAAAAGGGTACCTTCACATAGTGGAAAGCTTGGTAAGAGTCAACCCCGAAATATGTTTCGTCCGTGACAAATACAAAAGGAACCCTCTTCATGTCGCAGCTATGAAAGGGCATTTGGATGTGTTGGAATGCTTGGTTCGAGCAACACCTGATGCAGCTCATAGTGTCGTCGAAAATGGCCAAAGGATTCTGCATTTATGCGTGAAGCACAACAGACTGGAAGCTTTGAAGCTTTTGATAGATATATTGGGTGATGATCATTTTATCAACTCGAGGGACGAAGATGGTAACACAATTTTACATTTGGCTGCTGTAGATGGACAAACCGAG ACTATAATCTTCCTTACTAATAAAGGAGTAGACCCAAACATTACGAACTCCAAAGGTTTCACAGCACTAGGCCTACTGGCACAAGGCCAAAGCATGGAAAGAGCCTTAGAGATAGTGAATTCTGTTCCTCAAACTTCAGAGAATCACAACCCGTCCAAAGGAACAGTCTTTCCGAATAACACGGGCACCACCTTCCATCCACTTAcgaaaaaagagatcaagagggaaaggaaaagaaagtggCAACAGGGTATGCATGAGGCGCTAATGATTGTGGCGATATTGGTCGCTACCATAGCTTACGAAGCGGGTAAGGACCCACCTGACGAATCTGCAAAGGCAATGAACGGCTTCGATGACTATTACCAGTTTTTCAAAGCATCTAACACGATAAGCTTCATCGCATCACTTAGCACCATTATATTTCTCATAAGTGGTCTTCCCTTAAAGCGGCGTCGGATCACCACTTGGATTGTAATGCTAACTATGTGGGTTGCGATAACCTGCACAGCATTGAGTTATTCAATCCTCATGGTATTCGCCTCACCGGAGAAGGACAAAACGTATGATCCGCTTAATCCAATTAAGGATCCAGTAGTTGTAATTGCGGTGAAAGCATGGACATGGTTGATGTCTCTTATTTTCCTGTGCCATGTAATCCGCTTAATCTGGAAATTGGTACTCAAAGTCCTGAAGTTAGTCTGCAAAGCCCTGAAATTTGTCTACAAAGCCTTCAATAAAGGGAAGAGGGAGGATCCTATGGTTTAG
- the LOC120286367 gene encoding ankyrin repeat-containing protein BDA1-like isoform X1 encodes MDSELYEAAVEGNVRSLVELLGKDKLLLDRIMTGNRNETPLHIAAMLGHLDFVEEILAQKTELAREQDSQSLTPLHLAAAKGYLHIVESLVRVNPEICFVRDKYKRNPLHVAAMKGHLDVLECLVRATPDAAHSVVENGQRILHLCVKHNRLEALKLLIDILGDDHFINSRDEDGNTILHLAAVDGQTETIIFLTNKGVDPNITNSKGFTALGLLAQGQSMERALEIVNSVPQTSENHNPSKGTVFPNNTGTTFHPLTKKEIKRERKRKWQQGMHEALMIVAILVATIAYEAGKDPPDESAKAMNGFDDYYQFFKASNTISFIASLSTIIFLISGLPLKRRRITTWIVMLTMWVAITCTALSYSILMVFASPEKDKTYDPLNPIKDPVVVIAVKAWTWLMSLIFLCHVIRLIWKLVLKVLKLVCKALKFVYKAFNKGKREDPMV; translated from the exons ATGGATTCCGAGCTCTATGAAGCCGCTGTGGAAGGAAATGTGCGTTCTTTGGTTGAGCTACTCGGAAAAGATAAGTTGCTTCTTGACAGAATTATGACTGGGAATCGCAATGAGACTCCTTTGCACATCGCAGCCATGCTCGGACACTTGGATTTTGTGGAAGAGATCCTAGCCCAAAAGACTGAGCTGGCAAGAGAGCAAGATTCTCAGAGTTTGACGCCTCTTCATCTCGCAGCAGCAAAAGGGTACCTTCACATAGTGGAAAGCTTGGTAAGAGTCAACCCCGAAATATGTTTCGTCCGTGACAAATACAAAAGGAACCCTCTTCATGTCGCAGCTATGAAAGGGCATTTGGATGTGTTGGAATGCTTGGTTCGAGCAACACCTGATGCAGCTCATAGTGTCGTCGAAAATGGCCAAAGGATTCTGCATTTATGCGTGAAGCACAACAGACTGGAAGCTTTGAAGCTTTTGATAGATATATTGGGTGATGATCATTTTATCAACTCGAGGGACGAAGATGGTAACACAATTTTACATTTGGCTGCTGTAGATGGACAAACCGAG ACTATAATCTTCCTTACTAATAAAGGAGTAGACCCAAACATTACGAACTCCAAAGGTTTCACAGCACTAGGCCTACTGGCACAAGGCCAAAGCATGGAAAGAGCCTTAGAGATAGTGAATTCTGTTCCTCAAACTTCAGAGAATCACAACCCGTCCAAAGGAACAGTCTTTCCGAATAACACGGGCACCACCTTCCATCCACTTAcgaaaaaagagatcaagagggaaaggaaaagaaagtggCAACAGGGTATGCATGAGGCGCTAATGATTGTGGCGATATTGGTCGCTACCATAGCTTACGAAGCGGGTAAGGACCCACCTGACGAATCTGCAAAGGCAATGAACGGCTTCGATGACTATTACCAGTTTTTCAAAGCATCTAACACGATAAGCTTCATCGCATCACTTAGCACCATTATATTTCTCATAAGTGGTCTTCCCTTAAAGCGGCGTCGGATCACCACTTGGATTGTAATGCTAACTATGTGGGTTGCGATAACCTGCACAGCATTGAGTTATTCAATCCTCATGGTATTCGCCTCACCGGAGAAGGACAAAACGTATGATCCGCTTAATCCAATTAAGGATCCAGTAGTTGTAATTGCGGTGAAAGCATGGACATGGTTGATGTCTCTTATTTTCCTGTGCCATGTAATCCGCTTAATCTGGAAATTGGTACTCAAAGTCCTGAAGTTAGTCTGCAAAGCCCTGAAATTTGTCTACAAAGCCTTCAATAAAGGGAAGAGGGAGGATCCTATGGTTTAG